Genomic segment of Malus domestica chromosome 15, GDT2T_hap1:
AGTTCATACTCAAAATAACAATTACAGAAATCGATGGTCACCGCAATCAAATAACAAGCAACAAAGAAAAACTGCAAATGCATGGTGCATCATGTAATATTCATTCACGAAAATCTACCACTACCACCCGCTGAACCAGATACAGGGGCAATAAGAAGAGATTTTCGCAGACGACTAGAATATAAATAAAACAAGGACCACAAGCAATGGTAGACCAATAGTTCTTACTATCGTGCATGGTCCTCAAAGATTATATCGACCCAAAACACTCTTAAGGGCTCTCAGTCTCTAAGAAATTTCTTCACAACAAGCCAACAGTAACAAAAACTGAAGAACCACaaaactaataccataaagCCATCAACAACAGAGAAGAATTGAAAAGACCTGCTGACAAAAGTGATGGCCTTACCTTGTTCTACTATACACATTTACATCTGAGAAAAGTACAAGCATGTTTCATAATTCATAGCCCTCGAAGAATACCAAGCAACTAAGCTGACGTGAATAAATTGGGAAACAACCTACGCTCGCTCTTAAAGGGTTCTAATGAAGAAAAATTCCAAATAACTTTCGCATTTTGGATAAATGCCGAAGCGTTGAAATGGAAATACTTAAAGTTGTGAAATTCAAGCGTTGCCATGGGAGAGGTAGAAAGAAAAAGTTGCTGGTTGTGGTCCAAATGAAAGAGTACCCATTAATTTCCTTAGTAAAACACGATGCAAGAACCCATGGAGGAGAGAGGGTGCATAGGGAGTTCAGTAACAGAAGAAGAAAGCAATGTAGTCAGTTTACATCGCTACATGTTATAAAACCTATGTCTGCCATTTAAATCCAAAAGAAAGAGTGCTTATTATCTTCTTACATTTAGCATGATGTACTAGGACATGTTCACCTTGTGTTTCAGTGGAAGAAGGTAAATTTCACATAACTTGTTGACACAGTTCTTTTAACATAAGTAAAAGTGGCCAAATCTCCTTTCTCTTCTCCATGACGCCAATAAAGAGACACACGTTGTAACGTTAACTAAATGCCCTTAGCTCTAGGTCGTTTGTCAGTCCAAAAACCATGGAGGGAACATGAGAGATGAGTGTCGAAAGTATATAGAATCTTAGAAGTTCCACTTACTTTGCGTTACGACAATGTTATAAGCACATAACAAAATAGGCAACGTATAACAAAGTAGTACGGAAGCACAACTTCAACAACAGCTAAACTCTACGAGTGAACACAAAATTACAAGGAATAAAAAGttgatataaaaaaaacatgCTTCAGCAACGAACACGCAGTGTTACACTCCCACAGAGTACGACATAGTTCAGAGAAAGTGAAGCACAACTTCAACAATTGTAAATTGTAATATTCTCAAGCAAACTCAGTAATCTTCCGATAAGTACAAGACCCGGCATTTCGAGTGAACACTCCTAAAATACACTCAATATGCACAAGTATCAAGCAAATGGATTTATTTGGGGATTAATTAAAGTGAAAGGGGTTAAAATTTATACCCAATGTTAATAAGACTGCTGAGGGAATCCATAAGCTGCTGTTGCTGGGGATGCTGCgagtgctgctgctgctgctgaagcTGCTGTGGTCGCAGACAAGCACCGGCTGCCACGGCGGCTGCGCTGGAAGGAGCCCCATTTGACTCGGAAAATCTCCACATATACATCGTCGCTACAGACCGGTATGGCCGCCACTTTTCGCACAGCTGCTCCATCTGCGACGGCCGAGGCAACTCCTCGAGATTGTACAGAAGCTGAACGCCTTTTCGGATTCCGAGGTCGTTGATCGGAAGCACGTCGGGCCTGTGCAGCGAGTTAATCATGAACATGTGCACAGACCAAGACCCGATCCCGTTGACCATCGTCAGCATTGTGAACAACGACTTGTCGTCCATATTTACAATCGCCGAGTCCGACAGAATGCCGTTCTGGTACTTCCGCGCCAAGTCGTGGAGGTAACTCGCTTTCCGGCCCGAAATTCCGATTTGCCGGAGCTGCTGTGGCGTCTGGGCGAGCACGGTTTCGGGTACGACGCAGGCCTCGCCGCCGCACAGCCCGATGAAGCGCGTGTAGATCGACGTGCCGGCCTTGTATGCGAGTTGCTGGTAGAGAATGCTGCGGGTTAGGGCGAGGAAGGGTGTGTGGAAGTTGTCGAAGGTcggccgcgggtggcggtcgatCAACGGAGCTAGGAGCGGATCAGCGTTTCGGAGATAGCGAATCGCCGTCTCGATCTCTCCCTCGCAGGAAAGCGGCCGCGCTACGATTTTGGGCGCCGCAACGGCGCGCTGCGGGACGGTCTTGATCTTGGAGGCCTTGGTGGCGGCGACGGGTTTGGGAGTTTCGGATACGGCGACGATTTGATGGGAGGAATTGGGGTCGGCGGTATCGGGCGAGAGCTTCCGGATCTTTCGGGGGCGGAACGGGATTTTGGAAGGGGGGGAAGAGGTCTTGGACGGAGCATTGCTCAGTTCGGTGGGTGTGGGGCCGACTTGAGCGATTGTGGTGTCGTCGATGGAGTCATGCTGCGGCGGCGGCTGAGCCGGAGTCGGAGCCTGAGTGGGAGTCTGGGGCTGGTCTTGGGCTTGGGTTTGGACCTGGGTTTGCTCGCCCATATGTGGTGAGTGTGTTTCAAAATCAATGGATGGGTTGACTGAGAATACGTACGGCGGTGGCTGCTTCGGTGTCGGTGTCGGCGGAGGTGGCGGAGTGCGCGGTGGTTCAGTTGGAGGATGGAATTGGAGACATCAAAAATTGGGAGCGTTtgtgtgtagagagagaagggaagggAATGTAGTTTAAGAATTGACTGTAACGAGTTTCCGAACGAGTTTAAGCGACAAACTCAGAAGTCTTAACTCAGTCGGATttgtatttttatgttttgatttctcctctctctctctctctctctctctctctcactgcgAATCCGAGAGTCCTTTAAGAAAGCAACAGGTGGCGTCCGTTTTCTCCTCCGACAAGTAAAAAAGTTCATCCTATAATAATAAGGATAAATTGCAGCAATGAACCTTGTAGTTTAATCAGTTTTTTCTTTCGTCCTTATAATTATGTTGTTTTACTTTTGTCCTTGTAGATTAGTTCCATTTTCACTATTAGTCCAACACATTAACTTCATCTTATGTCTTCTTCTTTATACATATTGGTTATGGTGGAGCATGATTGGTGTGTTCCCCGTCCGACGTAGTTATTATGATCATGCGTAAGACAATCTCCCAATTTTGAATGTTCAGGAGATGACCTGTGTTTTGAAGATCTAAGCCTTCTAAACCAAAATGCATAGTCGCATCATGAACATAGGTTTTTTGGTCGTAGAATGTAATAATCAATAGTATATATTTATTTGATTTACCAAGtctttcttatgttttgtgCAAATTAAATTCCAAGTCATATTCAGCCACATATAGAGTTTGGTGGGTATCTTGGTCCAAAATTCGATGTACATAAAGTATACATGAATAAAAATAGACGTTGGAGTTAACGGATTGGACCAATAGTCGAAATGAAACCAATCTATGAGGACaaatatgaaataaaataatctaGAGGGATAAAAGTGAAATATAACTATGCCACAAGGtggatttctgcaatctaaccAAATGAAAAGTTAATAAACAAAGAAGTCCAATTAGGGCTTTGGTGTGCGACGCTCCTCTGAGCGCGTGTTGCACGTGAGTAACCATTGTGTTCTTTGCAAAATTGCAGTACAAATTGATTGTTCTTTTTATTATATCTTATTAAACATGCCTAATTTGATTAATAATGACCTTGCTCATCCATGGAGTTGCATTATTACCGCTAAGAAATATGATTATCCACCGTTAATTAGTAATGTTAGTTGGCTTGGATTACTTAGGGctcatatatatgtgtttttaaaatgattaaaagcgtttttggggaaaatgtttttttatatCAATCCTTATAAAAATCCAAGTGGATTTTGGAAAAAACCTTTAAGTGCTTCTTGAAAAAAACTCATATCTGGTGTTTCTttcaaaaaacacttaaaatatttttggaactcAAAAAAACCCATAACAGGCTTGAGGACTTCTGGTTCTGGAAGGCACGTGAGTCTGAACGCTGTGTTGAATGTGCAATCGACACTACACTACATAGGTACCTGTG
This window contains:
- the LOC103413836 gene encoding DNA-3-methyladenine glycosylase-like isoform X1; translation: MGEQTQVQTQAQDQPQTPTQAPTPAQPPPQHDSIDDTTIAQVGPTPTELSNAPSKTSSPPSKIPFRPRKIRKLSPDTADPNSSHQIVAVSETPKPVAATKASKIKTVPQRAVAAPKIVARPLSCEGEIETAIRYLRNADPLLAPLIDRHPRPTFDNFHTPFLALTRSILYQQLAYKAGTSIYTRFIGLCGGEACVVPETVLAQTPQQLRQIGISGRKASYLHDLARKYQNGILSDSAIVNMDDKSLFTMLTMVNGIGSWSVHMFMINSLHRPDVLPINDLGIRKGVQLLYNLEELPRPSQMEQLCEKWRPYRSVATMYMWRFSESNGAPSSAAAVAAGACLRPQQLQQQQQHSQHPQQQQLMDSLSSLINIGNGACIHGELSFSMPCDAGPVPGHLEREWN
- the LOC103413836 gene encoding alkylbase DNA glycosidase-like protein mag2 isoform X2; this translates as MGEQTQVQTQAQDQPQTPTQAPTPAQPPPQHDSIDDTTIAQVGPTPTELSNAPSKTSSPPSKIPFRPRKIRKLSPDTADPNSSHQIVAVSETPKPVAATKASKIKTVPQRAVAAPKIVARPLSCEGEIETAIRYLRNADPLLAPLIDRHPRPTFDNFHTPFLALTRSILYQQLAYKAGTSIYTRFIGLCGGEACVVPETVLAQTPQQLRQIGISGRKASYLHDLARKYQNGILSDSAIVNMDDKSLFTMLTMVNGIGSWSVHMFMINSLHRPDVLPINDLGIRKGVQLLYNLEELPRPSQMEQLCEKWRPYRSVATMYMWRFSESNGAPSSAAAVAAGACLRPQQLQQQQQHSQHPQQQQLMDSLSSLINIGACSWAP